A stretch of the Helicoverpa zea isolate HzStark_Cry1AcR chromosome 29, ilHelZeax1.1, whole genome shotgun sequence genome encodes the following:
- the LOC124644236 gene encoding otolith matrix protein OMM-64-like gives MSDVEEPPTKMSKYEEYLEPEPEGEDVMEEGQEEWLSEGVLTDDDYVQTTKQDDTDHALTIDQETTQSNETEAMQTSTADTADDTSNMTQNIEEQLNNMDSTNNGDELPDDLDAFLIRKTDGHVVEAKLQDETDIPKAKPEEDDGNDTDDLLRMLGDGEQKAKKKTFKIIKADKDEDQASTDDDDFIYEQSQVKTLKLAKNALIKRTATKAVPEDMSDGDDETEQSTDEGSTVQRMFEVKKSGSKSDSQKKVVKHVRANNNNSLNRSQKTETKSNKQTFKNHKSVKPTVIHKKSLEVETPAPFKPLEKEKSREKVSKSEVKNDDFDEIIDEEEFLDDDEYELDEEEFAEGSEGEDSKKQRIMKPEMMDEEVPSDAESRSEDGSLYDELPSSDSDDLDDWFTLDIRAERAGDYLPLLGTKAKELLLAERKRVSARVATLRQSLSALTDSARRQADQLRAAAMALAEIDDTLKAA, from the exons ATGTCTGATGTTGAAGAACCACCGACTAAGATGTCGAAATACGAAGAG TACTTAGAACCGGAGCCGGAAGGTGAGGATGTGATGGAGGAAGGTCAGGAAGAGTGGCTCAGTGAAGGAGTGCTCACTGACGATGATTATGTTCAAACG ACCAAACAAGATGACACAGACCACGCGCTCACAATAGACCAGGAAACTACACAGAGTAACGAGACGGAAGCCATGCAGACGTCCACCGCAGACACGGCCGATGATACCAGCAATATGACGCAGAACATTGAGGAGCAGCTGAATAATATGGACAGTACGAATAATGGTGATGAGCTGCCGGACGATTTGGATGCGTTTTTGATcag aaaGACAGACGGCCATGTTGTGGAAGCGAAACTACAGGATGAGACTGATATACCTAAAGCTAAGCCTGAGGAGGATGATGGCAACGACACGGATGATCTACtg CGTATGTTAGGAGACGGTGAACAGAAAGCCAAGAAGAAAACGTTCAAGATCATAAAGGCTGATAAAGATGAAGACCAGGCCTCCACCGATGATGATGACTTCATTTATGAG CAAAGTCAAGTAAAAACTCTGAAACTGGCTAAGAACGCTTTGATCAAGAGGACTGCCACCAAAGCTGTGCCCGAAGACATGAGCGACGGAGACGATGAGACTGAACAG TCAACAGACGAAGGATCGACCGTACAGCGTATGTTCGAAGTTAAGAAATCGGGATCAAAGTCTGACAGTCAGAAGAAAGTCGTCAAACACGTTCGAGCcaacaataataatagtttGAATAGATCAC AAAAAACAGAAACGAAGTCCAATAAACAGACTTTCAAAAACCACAAGTCTGTGAAACCAACAGTTATACATAAGAAGTCGTTAGAAGTCGAAACCCCGGCGCCGTTCAAGCCGCTAGAAAAAGAGAAGTCGAGAGAGAAAGTCTCGAAGTCGGAAGTAAAAAAtgatgattttgatgaaattatcGATGAAGAAGAATTTTTGGATGATGACGAATATGAGTTGGATGAAGAg GAGTTCGCAGAAGGTTCAGAAGGTGAGGACAGTAAGAAACAGCGAATCATGAAGCCGGAGATGATGGATGAAGAGGTTCCTAGTGATGCTGAGAGCCGCTCTGAAGATGGCAGCCTTTATGAT GAGTTACCCTCTTCAGACTCCGATGATTTGGACGACTGGTTCACACTGGACATCCGAGCAGAAAGAGCGGGTGACTACCTACCGTTATTAG GAACGAAAGCAAAAGAACTTCTACTAGCAGAGAGAAAACGCGTCAGTGCAAGAGTAGCCACATTACGTCAAAGTCTATCAGCTTTAACCGACAGCGCCAGGAGGCAGGCCGACCAGCTCCGAGCCGCTGCCATGGCACTCGCAGAGATAGACGACACTCTGAAAGCGGCCTGA